Genomic window (Xylanimonas protaetiae):
GTCGAAGATCCACCTCAACGACACCCTCTGGGCGATCGTCGCCCTCCAGGCGTTCGGCGCGTTCGGCGTGTTCCTCATGAAGCAGTACTTCGAGTCGGTGCCCGAGTCGCTCAACGAGGCCGCCCGCATCGACGGCCTCTCCGAGTACGGCATCTGGCGGCGCATCATGATGCCGCTGTCCGTCCCCGCCATCGCGTCCCTCACGCTGCTGACGTTCGTCAACACGTGGAACGACTACCTGGGCCCGCTCATCTACCTGCGCAGCGCGCAGAACTGGACCATCCAGCTCGGCCTCAAGACGTTCATCAGCCAGTACGACGCCGAGTACGCCCTGATCATGACCGGCTCCGTGCTGTCCGTGCTGCCCATCGCGGTGATCTTCATGCTCGGCCAGCGGTACTTCGTCGAGGGCATCGCGTCGACGGGGGTCAAGGGATGACCGCCCCCGCGGTCGGGATGCCCGCCCCCGCGGTCGCGCCGCGCCTGCGCGTCGGCGGGCAGGTCTACACCACCGTGTTCGGCACGCTCCTGACGGGCCTCGTGGTCAACGCGATGCTGCTCGTCGCGTGCCTCCCGATCGTCGTCATGCTCCTGACGACCGACCCGGCGCGGTCGTGGCCGGCGCTCGCGGTGCTCGCACCGCTCGCGGCGCCCGCCGCGGTGGCCGCGGCCGCCGTGTTCCGCCAGGTGTCCGACGACGGCGCCCCGACGCCGGTGCGCACCTTCGGGGCCGCGTACCGGCGGCACGCCCGGCGCGCGCTCGCGATCGGGGCGCTGCTCGCCGCGGTGGCCGTCGTCGGCGTCGCCGACCTGCGCTTCCTCGCCGGGCGGCCAGCCGGGGCGCTCGTGACGCCCGTCGTGGGCGTCGTGCTGCTGCTCTCCGCGCTGACCGGGGTCGTCGCCCTCGCCGCCGTGCCCGAGGTGCCCGCCGCGCGCCTGCGCGACCTGCTCAAGGCGGCGCTGTTCCTCGCCGTGCGCCGCTGGTACCTCGCCGGCGCGGCACTCGTCGTGCTCGCCCTGCTGGCCGGCATCGTCGCCGTCCGCCCTGCCCAGGGGATCGGGCTGCTGCCCGCCCCGCTGCTGTACGTCGCCTGGGGTGCCGCGCGGTTCGCGCTGCGCCTCGCGATCCCCGAGACGCGGCCCGCCGGGTCGCTGGAGGAGAACTGATGACCAGCGTTGACGAGCTCACCACCCTGGTGGGCTCCGCGCTCGACGACGCGTGCGCGTCGGTGCTCGGCACCGCGCCGGCGTTCGCCGACCGCTACCCCGACGACACCACCCGCGACAACCTCTACCCGGTGCGCCCCGCCGACGCGACGCACGCCGCGGGGGCCAACCGCGGCTGGACCACGAGCTTCCCGGCCGGCATCGCCTGGCTCGGGTGGGAGCTGACCGGCGACGCCGCGCTCCGCGAGGCGGGGCTGCGCCACCTGCGCGACTTCGACCGGCGCGTGCGCGAGGGCGACGACCTCGAGACGCACGACCTCGGGTTCCTCTACACGCTCGCGTGCGTGGCGCCGTCGCGCCTGCTCGCCCCGGCCGCCGACGCCGGCGACGCCGAGGCCGCCGCGGCCGTGGCGACGGGACGCGACGCCGCCCTGGCCGCCGCCGACCACCTCATGGGCCGCCTCCTCGAGCCCGCCGGGATCGTCCAGGCGTGGGGCGACCTCACCGACCCCGCGCAGCGCGGCCGCACCATCATCGACTCGCTCATGAACATGCCGCTGCTCACGTGGGCGGGACGCCAGACGGGCGACCCGCGCTACGACGACGCCGTCCGCCGCCACACCGCGCAGCTGCGCGAGCACATCCTGCGGGCGGACGACTCGACGTTCCACACGTTCTACTGGGACGCCGCGACGGGGGAGCCCCTGCGCGGTGCCACGGAGCAGGGCGCGTTCGACGACTCGTGCTGGTCGCGCGGCCAGGCGTGGGGCATCTACGGGTTCACGCTCAACCACGAGGCGACGGGCGACCCGCTGCTGCTCGACGCCGCCCGCCGGTGCGCCGACTACTTCCTGGACCACCTGCCCGCCGACGCCGTCCCCTTCTGGGACCTCGCCTACGGCGACGGCAGCGGCCAGCCGCGCGACTCGTCGGCCGCCGCCATCGCCGTCTGCGGCCTGCACGAGCTGGCCCGCGTCGAGGCGGACCCGGACCGCGCCGAACGGTATGCGGCGCAGGCGGTGCGCATCCTGCGCGGCCTCGTCGCGGGCTACACGCCGACGGCGGAGGGCGTGGCGTCGGACGCGCTGCTGCTCCACTCCGTGTACGACGCCCCCAAGGGCAACGGCGTCGACGAGGGGTCGCTGTGGGGCGACTACTTCTACCTCGAGGCGCTCGTGCGGCACGCCCGCCCGGAGTGGGTGCGGTACTGGTGAGGCTCGTGACCTGGCTCGACGCCGCCGGCGCCGGGCACCCGGGCGCGGTCGCCGACGTCGACGGCACGGACCGCGTGGTGGACCTGTCGGACGTGGCGGGCGGCGTCGCCGAGATCCTCGCGAGCGACGACCTGCTCGCCGCCGCCCGCGCCCTCGCGGCCGGGGCGGACGCCGGTCTCCCCGCCCTCGACGACGTCGCGCTCGCGGCGCCCGTGCGGCCCGGGGTGATCCTGTGCCTCGGTTACAACTACGCCGGGCACGTCGCCCAGGGCGCCGCCCTCGACGACGTGCCGCCGCACCCGAACGTGTTCGTCAAGACGCCGAACACGCTCGCCGGACCGCGCGACGTCGTCCCGCTGCCCGCGGTCTCCGAGCACACCGACTACGAGGGCGAGATCGCGATCGTCGTCGGGCGGCGGGCCACGAACGTGCCGCTCGAGCGTGCGGCCGAGCACATCGGCGGCTACACGCTGCTCAACGACGTCTCCTCGCGCGACTGGCAGGACCGCAGCTCGCAGTGGGAGCTCGGCAAGTGCTTCGACGCGTTCGCGCCGCTGGGGCCGTGGGTCACCACGTCCGACGCCGTGCCGGACCCGCACGACCTGCTGCTCGAGGTGGTGCGCGACGGCGTCGTCACGGTCTCGCAGAGCACGTCGACGATGGTCTTCGAGATGGCCTACCTCGTGCACTACGTCTCGCAGGTGCTGACCCTCGAGCCCGGCGACGTGATCTCGTCGGGCACGCCCCAGAAGCTGCCCGAGGCGCAGGCCGCCCACCGCCCGCTCGCGGACGGCGACGCCGTGACCGTGCGCGTCGCGGGGCTCGGGGAGCTCACCACCCGGTTCGCCGCCCCGTTCGCCGCCCCGTTCGCGCAGGAAGCAGGGACCCCATGATCCTCGACTCGTTCCGCCTCGACGGGAAGGTCGCCCTCGTCACGGGCGCCAGCCGCGGGCTCGGCCAGGGCGCCGCGCTCGCCCTCGCGGAGGCCGGCGCGGACGTCGCCCTCCTCGCCTCCTCGGTCCCGCAGGAGACGGCGGCCGCCGTCGAGGCACTCGGCCGGCGCGTGCACGTGATCCAGCAGGACCTGGTCGCGGCGACGCCCGCCGAGCTGGCCGCGTCGGTCGACTCGGTCGTCGCGGCGCTCGGGCGCATCGACGTCCTGGTCAACAACGCCGGGACCATCCGCCGCGCCCCCGTGCTCGAGCACTCCGCGCAGGACTGGGACGACGTCCTGGCGGTCAACCTCGACGCCGTCTTCCACCTGTCGCAGGCGGCGGGACGCCGGTTCGTCGCGCAGGGGTCGGGCAAGATCGTCAACGTCGCGTCGATGCTCACGTACCAGGGCGGCATCCTCGTGCCGGGCTACGCCGCCTCCAAGCACGCCGTCGCCGGCATCACCAAGGCGTTCGCGAACGAGCTCGCCGCGCAGGGCGTCAACGTCAACGCCATCGCGCCGGGGTACATCGCCACGGACAACACCGCACCCATCCGTGCGGACGAGGCGCGCGAGCGCTCCATCCTCGACCGCATCCCCGCCGCCCGCTGGGGCACGCCCGCCGACCTCCAGGGCGCGTTCGTGTTCCTCGCGTCGTCGGCGTCGGACTACCTCCACGGCGCGATCATCCCCGTCGACGGCGGCTGGCTCGTCCGCTGAGCCCCGCCCTATCCAGGAGAACAACCATGGACCAGCGTTACGCCACCCACCCCGCCCAGGTGCCCGGCATGGACACCGCCGAGCTGCGTGCCCGCTATCTCGTCGAGGAGGTGTTCGTCCCGGGCGAGGTGTCGCTGACCTACACCCACCACGACCGCATCGTGCTGGGCGGCGCCGTCCCTGCGGGCACGGCGCTGCCCCTGCCCACGTACGACGAGCTGCGCGCCGACTACTTCCTGGCCAACCGCGAGCTCGGCATCGTCAACGTGGGCGGCGCCGGCACGGTCACGGCCGACGACGAGGTCTACGAGCTCCCCCGCGCGCGTGCCTGTACATCGGCCGCGGGACCCGCGAGGTGGTGTTCGCGGACGCCGACGGCGAGCAGGGCGCGCAGTTCTACCTGTTCTCCGCCCCCGCCCACACCACATACCCGACCGTGCGCGTGCTGCCCGACGAGGGCAACGTGCAGGAGCTGGGCGGCCAGGAGACGGGCAACGCCCGCACGCTGCGGCAGTACATCCACCTGAACGGCGTGCGGTCCTGCCAGGTGGTCATGGGCGTGACGACGCTGCACCCGGGCTCGATGTGGAACACGATGCCGGCGCACACGCACGACCGCCGCACCGAGTGCTACCTGTACTTCGACCTGCCGGCCGACGCGCGCGTCATCCACCTCCTGGGCGAGCGGACCGAGACCCGCCATCTCGTCGTCGCCGACCGTCAGGCCGTCATCTCGCCGTCGTGGTCGCTGCACTCCGGCGTCGGCACGGCGGCGTACTCGTTCGTGTGGGCCATGGCGGGGGAGAACCAGGAGTTCACCGACATGGACCCGGCGGCGCCGGCGTCGCTGCGCTAGCCCCCGGCACCACCCAGCACCTCGACGACGAAGGCGGACCATGCGGAACGACACCCTGGCCTACGGCGGGGACTACAACCCGGAGCAGTGGGACGATGCCACGCTCGAGCAGGACGTCAAGCTCATGCGCGAGGCCGGCGTGACCGTGGTGAGCCTGGGCATCTTCTCCTGGGCGCTCCTGGAGCCCGAGGAGGGCCGCTTCGAGGTCGGCTGGCTGCGCGCCGTCGTCGACCGCCTGCACGCGGCCGGCATCGGCGTCGACCTCGCGACGGCGACGGCGTCGCCGCCCGCGTGGCTCGGGCGCCGGTACCCCGAGACGCTGCCGGTCACACGCGAGGGCGCCGTGCTGCGGTGGGGGTCGCGGCAGGCGTACAACCCGTCGTCGCAGGTGTTCCGCGACCGGGTCGCGGCCCTCGTCGAGGTGCTCGCCGCCGAGTTCTCCGGCCATCCGGCGCTCGTGGCGTGGCACGTCGGCAACGAGTACGCGTGCCACGTCCTCGAGAGCTTCGACGACGAGACCGCGGGCCGGTTCCGCGCCTGGGTACGGGCCCGGTACGGCACGCTCGACGCCGTCAACGAGGCGTGGGGGACGGCCTTCTGGTCGCAGCGCGTCGGCTCGTGGGACGACGTGATCCCGCCCGGACTCACGCCGACGTTCGGCAACCCGCACCAGGTGACGGACTGGAAGGAGTTCTGCTCCGACACCCTGCTCGAGCTCTACCTGCTCGAGAAGGAGATCCTGAACCGGGCCAACCCCGCGATCCCCGTGACCACGAACTTCATGGGCCTCTTCGAGCCGCTCGACTACCGCCGGTGGGCGCAGCACGTCGACTTCGTCAGCAACGACACCTACCCGGACCCGGCCGACCCGCGCGGCGCGCGCACGTACGCGCTCGACGCGGACCTCATGCGCTCGCTCGGCGGCGGCAGGCCGTTCGTCCAGATGGAGCAGGCCCCGAACGCCGTGCAGTGGCGTGCGCGCAACGCCGCCAAGCGCCCGGGCCAGTACGCGCTGTGGTCGCTCCAGACGGTCGCGCGCGGCGCCGACGGCATCCTCGACTTCCAGTGGCGGCAGTCGACGGCGGGTGCCGAGACGTGGCACTCCGGCATGGTGCCGCACGCCGGGCGCGAGGCCCGCACGTGGCGCGACGTCGTCGCCCTCGGCCAGGACCTCGCGACGGCGGGCGCCGTGCGCGGCGGCGAGATCGACGTCGACGTCGCCATCCTGTGGGACTGGCGCAACGCCTGGACGCAGGACGCCGCGATCGGCCCCGTCGCCGAGAAGACCGCCGTGCGCGGCCTGCGCGACTGGCACGCGAGCCTCTTCGAGCGCGGGCACGTCGTCGACGTCGCCCACCCCGAGGACGACCTCACGGGCTACCGCGTGGTCGTCGTCCCGTCGCTGTTCCGGCTCACCGACGCCGCCGCCGCGCGGCTGCGCGAGGCCGTCGCCGCGGGCGTGCACGTCGTGGTCACCTACCTGACCGGGTACGTCGACGCCGCCGGGCACGCCGTCCTGGGCGGGTACCTGCGCGCCCTCGCCGACGTCGTCGGTGTGCGCGTGCTCGAGTTCGCCCCGTTCGGCGTGAGCGTCGACCTGCCCGGGTCCGGCGACCCGCTCGACCCCGAGGTGGACCGCGTCTCCGCCGAGGTGGGCGCTCCCGGCGCGGACGACGTCGTCGAGCTCGTCGAGGCGGAAGGTGCGCCATTTCGCGGCGCCGCCCGCGAGTGGGCCGACGACCTCGCGGTCGACGACGAGCGCGTGCGCGTCGTCGCCCGGTTCGCGGGCACCGACCTCGTGGGCGGGCCGGCCGTCACCGTCCTGCCGGGCGCGGGCGGCGCGGGCGACGCCTGGTACGTGGCCACCCGCCTCGACGCGCGGGGCCGTGACACCGTCCTGGGGCAGGTGCTCGCGGCCGCGGGCGTCGTCGAGCACGCGGTGCCGCCCGGCGTCTCGCGCACGCGGCGCGGCCCGGTGACGTTCCTGCTCAACCACGGCGACTCGCCCGCCGTCGTCGCCGCCGTCACCGGCCGGCGCCTCGACACGGGCGAGGAGCTCGACGCCGCCGACGTCGTCGTCGGGCCGCGCTCCGCCGTGCTCGTCCAGGACCGGTAGCACCCGCCCCGGGCGGCGGCGCCAAGGAGTCGTCACCGCCCGGGGCGCCGCTGTCAGGGAACCGTCAGGGCCCGGCAGGACGCCACCCAGGCGGCGCTACACCTGGACCTATGACCGATGTGGCCTATGTCCTGCTGACCGTGGTGCTGTTCGCCGCGATCGCCGTCGTCGCGCGGCGCTCCGGCGACCGCGCCGTCGTCCCGGCGACGACCCACGTCCCCCCGGCCGCCGACGGGAGCGACTCGTGAGCGCCGCCGACTGGGTCGGGCTCGTCCTGACGGTCGCCCTGCTCGGGTACCTGTTCGTCGCGCTGCTGCGCAGCGACAAGGTGCGGTGACCGCGTCGTGACCACCACCGTCTGGCTCGCGGTCGGGCAGCTCGGCATCCTCGTGCTGGCGCTCGCGGCCGTGCACCACCCGCTGGGCGCCCACATGGCCCGCGTCTACACCACCCCGAAGCACCTGCGCGCCGAGCGCGCCTTCTACCG
Coding sequences:
- a CDS encoding carbohydrate ABC transporter permease → MGVRIAGKTVGVVFLVVAAAAMLLPFFWMVVSSLKHNNDVFTIPVQWLPDPVVWHNYVEIWQRSDMTTWLRNTLLLAVVVTVLQVFTGSFAAYGFARMRFPGRDVLFLAYIGTMAVPWQSYMIPQFVLMSKIHLNDTLWAIVALQAFGAFGVFLMKQYFESVPESLNEAARIDGLSEYGIWRRIMMPLSVPAIASLTLLTFVNTWNDYLGPLIYLRSAQNWTIQLGLKTFISQYDAEYALIMTGSVLSVLPIAVIFMLGQRYFVEGIASTGVKG
- a CDS encoding ferredoxin-NADPH reductase, producing MTAPAVGMPAPAVAPRLRVGGQVYTTVFGTLLTGLVVNAMLLVACLPIVVMLLTTDPARSWPALAVLAPLAAPAAVAAAAVFRQVSDDGAPTPVRTFGAAYRRHARRALAIGALLAAVAVVGVADLRFLAGRPAGALVTPVVGVVLLLSALTGVVALAAVPEVPAARLRDLLKAALFLAVRRWYLAGAALVVLALLAGIVAVRPAQGIGLLPAPLLYVAWGAARFALRLAIPETRPAGSLEEN
- a CDS encoding glycoside hydrolase family 88 protein; the encoded protein is MTSVDELTTLVGSALDDACASVLGTAPAFADRYPDDTTRDNLYPVRPADATHAAGANRGWTTSFPAGIAWLGWELTGDAALREAGLRHLRDFDRRVREGDDLETHDLGFLYTLACVAPSRLLAPAADAGDAEAAAAVATGRDAALAAADHLMGRLLEPAGIVQAWGDLTDPAQRGRTIIDSLMNMPLLTWAGRQTGDPRYDDAVRRHTAQLREHILRADDSTFHTFYWDAATGEPLRGATEQGAFDDSCWSRGQAWGIYGFTLNHEATGDPLLLDAARRCADYFLDHLPADAVPFWDLAYGDGSGQPRDSSAAAIAVCGLHELARVEADPDRAERYAAQAVRILRGLVAGYTPTAEGVASDALLLHSVYDAPKGNGVDEGSLWGDYFYLEALVRHARPEWVRYW
- a CDS encoding fumarylacetoacetate hydrolase family protein; the encoded protein is MRLVTWLDAAGAGHPGAVADVDGTDRVVDLSDVAGGVAEILASDDLLAAARALAAGADAGLPALDDVALAAPVRPGVILCLGYNYAGHVAQGAALDDVPPHPNVFVKTPNTLAGPRDVVPLPAVSEHTDYEGEIAIVVGRRATNVPLERAAEHIGGYTLLNDVSSRDWQDRSSQWELGKCFDAFAPLGPWVTTSDAVPDPHDLLLEVVRDGVVTVSQSTSTMVFEMAYLVHYVSQVLTLEPGDVISSGTPQKLPEAQAAHRPLADGDAVTVRVAGLGELTTRFAAPFAAPFAQEAGTP
- the kduD gene encoding 2-dehydro-3-deoxy-D-gluconate 5-dehydrogenase KduD; translation: MILDSFRLDGKVALVTGASRGLGQGAALALAEAGADVALLASSVPQETAAAVEALGRRVHVIQQDLVAATPAELAASVDSVVAALGRIDVLVNNAGTIRRAPVLEHSAQDWDDVLAVNLDAVFHLSQAAGRRFVAQGSGKIVNVASMLTYQGGILVPGYAASKHAVAGITKAFANELAAQGVNVNAIAPGYIATDNTAPIRADEARERSILDRIPAARWGTPADLQGAFVFLASSASDYLHGAIIPVDGGWLVR
- the kduI gene encoding 5-dehydro-4-deoxy-D-glucuronate isomerase is translated as MVFADADGEQGAQFYLFSAPAHTTYPTVRVLPDEGNVQELGGQETGNARTLRQYIHLNGVRSCQVVMGVTTLHPGSMWNTMPAHTHDRRTECYLYFDLPADARVIHLLGERTETRHLVVADRQAVISPSWSLHSGVGTAAYSFVWAMAGENQEFTDMDPAAPASLR
- a CDS encoding beta-galactosidase, whose translation is MRNDTLAYGGDYNPEQWDDATLEQDVKLMREAGVTVVSLGIFSWALLEPEEGRFEVGWLRAVVDRLHAAGIGVDLATATASPPAWLGRRYPETLPVTREGAVLRWGSRQAYNPSSQVFRDRVAALVEVLAAEFSGHPALVAWHVGNEYACHVLESFDDETAGRFRAWVRARYGTLDAVNEAWGTAFWSQRVGSWDDVIPPGLTPTFGNPHQVTDWKEFCSDTLLELYLLEKEILNRANPAIPVTTNFMGLFEPLDYRRWAQHVDFVSNDTYPDPADPRGARTYALDADLMRSLGGGRPFVQMEQAPNAVQWRARNAAKRPGQYALWSLQTVARGADGILDFQWRQSTAGAETWHSGMVPHAGREARTWRDVVALGQDLATAGAVRGGEIDVDVAILWDWRNAWTQDAAIGPVAEKTAVRGLRDWHASLFERGHVVDVAHPEDDLTGYRVVVVPSLFRLTDAAAARLREAVAAGVHVVVTYLTGYVDAAGHAVLGGYLRALADVVGVRVLEFAPFGVSVDLPGSGDPLDPEVDRVSAEVGAPGADDVVELVEAEGAPFRGAAREWADDLAVDDERVRVVARFAGTDLVGGPAVTVLPGAGGAGDAWYVATRLDARGRDTVLGQVLAAAGVVEHAVPPGVSRTRRGPVTFLLNHGDSPAVVAAVTGRRLDTGEELDAADVVVGPRSAVLVQDR
- the kdpF gene encoding K(+)-transporting ATPase subunit F, translating into MSAADWVGLVLTVALLGYLFVALLRSDKVR